CGCAACTCGACGCCCAGGTGCTCCCCGAGGATCACCCGGCCGTCGCGCAACTGAACAGCGTGTTCGGCGATCACACGTTCTTCGTCGACAGAAGTGGCCTCAAGGTTCTCGAACCTGCCGAAGCGCCCGATATGCAGGGGCAGACCGGTGAAGTCGTAAGCCTCGCCGAATGGAGCGATCCGGAGCTCACGAGTCTCCGGCCGCACGAGCCGGAGCCGACCGGCGTGCTGATCACTCTCGAGCCCAGCAAGCACTGAGCGCTGCATCACATGGCGCCGCGATCGGTTGCTTGAGTGCGCCGTTCGCGGGCCGATGCTGCGGCCCGTCGTCAGGTCGACGCCCAGGTCTCCATTGCAGACAGTGCCGATCGTCACATCAAGAGGTGGCGAAAGTCACATGGCAAATCAGCTTCGCCTGCGTATGCATCGGTTGCAGATACGGCGTATCCAGGCGAAGAGGGGCAAATGGGGAGCGTACGGCGCTGGACCTCTGATGAGGACGACAAGCTCAGGGAGCTCGCCAAGGCCGGCAGGAATGCCCTTGAGATCAGCAACGAGCTGACTCGCAGCCCCTCAGCCGTGCGCCGCCGCGCGGAAGTTCTATCTGTCCTCATCGTCGCGAAAGCCTACCGGGCGCGCCCGTCGCATGTCGCGACGCATCTCGAACGCGTGGCGATCGACGCGATCCGGAATCGTCGCCCGTTTCCCGCCGGCGTCGGCCCGAGCACCATCGCGGGGATGATCGAGAAGGGATGGATCGTCCCGGAGAGCGCGATGGGACGAAAGTACCGCGTCACCGATGGCGGCGTGGAGGCGGTCCGCCGCAAGATCCCGAGCAACTGAAAACAGTCCGGAGACGCAGCGCGCCGGGACGGACCAGCGCAATGCCGCCTCTGTCGTCATTGTGGCGCCGGCATCACCCGCGGGTAGAATAAGCCGCATCTCTCGAAGAGGATGCGCGGTGGCCGGCGAACGCAATCTGGATACGTTGCTGCGGGGCATGAAGCCCGAACTGCAGGACGGCATTTTCGTGTTTTGCACGATTGCAGCCGACGAAGACGTACCCGTCGGCATCAGGCCGCTGCTGACATTTCGCGAACAGGAAGCAACCACCCTGGTGATCCGACGAGAGGAGGCCGAACGCGCCGGGCTGCGCTACCAGTTCGCCTCGCGCCTTTTGACCTTGACCGTGCATTCCTCGCTTGACGCGGTCGGGTTTCTGGCCGCGGTCTCGGCTCGCCTCGCGCATGCCGACATCAGCGTGAATGCGGTGTCGGCGTTCTATCACGATCATCTGTTCGTGCCCGAGCATCGGGCCAACGAAGCCCCCTCGCGCTTCTGCAGGGCATGGCCGCCCGGGCGTGACCCTCGTCCTTGACATTTCTTGGAGGTTACGCTGAATTGAATTCAATTCAATAGCGGAGATCAGGCAAGGCCGTGACCGGTATGGGGACGCGAGAGAGGCTGATCGGCGCGGCTCAAGAGGAACTCATTCGCGGCCATGGGCACCTGGAGATGCAGGCCGTCGCGACGCGGGCGCGCGTCTCGGTCGGGCTCGCCTATCATCACTTCGGATCGAAGGCCGGTTTGATCGCAGCCGTTGTCGAAGACTTCTACAACCGCCTCGATGGGGCGGTGTTCAGCGGCGCGAGGCTGCCTACGGAAAGCTGGGCGGCGCGGGAGCGGGCGCGGATCCGTGCCTATATCGCGTTTCATTACGCGCACCCGTTTGCCCCTCTCGTCATCGGGACGCTGAGCCGCGCGCCTGAAGTGGTGGATGTCGAGACCGCCTTCACCGCCAAGCAACTCGCGGCGGGCGCGCTCATGCTCGAGGCGGCGCAGCGCGACGGCATCGTACCCGGCGACATCGATCCGCAACTCACCATCGCGCTGATGATCGGCGGCATTCGCCAGGCACTGGTCGGCAGCCTGACGCGCGAGCCGCGACCCGATCCGGACAAACTGACCAACGACATCTGGGTCTTCATCGCCGCGGCGCTGCGCCTGCCCGTGGAGACGGACGCCCGGAGCAGGGGCGCCTGACGTTCAGCCGGCAACATCACGAAAGGTCTCGTTTTGCCCAACCCGCACGACTTTCACGCACCGCAATCGTCCTACAGCAAGGAAGATCTTCTCAGATCGAGCGAAGGCGGCTATTTCGGCCCGGGCAATGCGCAGTTGCCGGCACCGCCGATGCTGATGATGGACCGCATCACCGAGATCAGCGTCGACGGCGGCGAATTCGGCAAGGGCCGCATCGTCGGCGAATTGGACATCTCGCCGAGCCTCTGGTTCTTCGATTGTCACTTTGCCAATGACCCGGTAATGCCGGGATGCCTCGGGCTGGACGCGATGTGGCAGATGATCGGCTATTGGCTGGGATGGTCGGGCTCGCCAGGCAGGGGCCGGGCGCTGGGCGTCGGCGAGGTGAAGTTCAGGGGGCACATCACGCCCGACGTCAGGCATGTTCGCTACGAGGTCGACATGCGCCAGGTCAAGCGCGGCCGGCTGGTGCTCGGAATTGCCGACGGCCGCGTGCTTGCCGACGGCGCCTGCGTCTACGTGGCGAAGGACATGAGGGTCGGGCTGATCACGTCGGCCGCCTAGCGCTGAGCTATCGCCTGACGATTCAAAACCGTTTTGTGCGCCGGCGCGGGGCCAATCGTCGCCCACACCACCGCTGCGATCGCCAGGGCCGCGAGGATGGCGCCGCGCAAAGGATGGTCGTTCTTCATACCGGCCCGATCAGATGACGTGCTCGAGTTTCCGCATCTCCTGCAGGCGAGCCAGACAATATTCCCGATACATTGCGTTGATGAAGTCCCACATGATCCCAATCCCTTTGGTGCAATGCGGGTAAGCTGCGCCGGATTTGTTTCAGGCTGACTTCGCGGGCCCAGGAAAATGGTTTCGTCCGCTGGTCTTGACGGAGCTGGCGCGCCGCGGCGAATGAAGATTCTCGATGGGGTGGTCACGGCATTGCCAGGAGCATGATCCGGTTTCATACTCTTGCATAGTCCGGCGGCCCACCGCGACCAGCCAAGCTGACGCTGCGACCAAGCGAAATGCAGGCGACAATGCCGGATTATCGGAAAGCGGAGGGACGGCGATGCTGTTTCGTTTCGCATTTGCGCTTGTGTCGATGACGGCGCTGCTGCTCGATCCCATGGACGCCGCGTCGCAGGGCATGCTGAGCAACGTCGACCTCAACAGCCCCGAAATGTCGACAGCGGAGATGACGCGCGCCGAGGTCGAGGCGCTTCTCAAGGCGGCGCCTCAGGACCCCGCGGGCCAGCGCTCTGCGGATTTGCAAGGAAAGCGGCTGTCTCACCTCGATCTCTCAGGGCTCGACTTTTCCGGCAGCAATCTTCGCCTCGTCAAGCTCAACCGGACCAGCCTGAAAGGCGCACGCTTCGATCGTGCCATCCTCAACCAGGCCTGGCTGATCGACGCGGATTTGACCGGGGCGTCCCTTGTCCACGCATCACTGCTCGGCACGCAGATGCAACGCGCGAAGCTCGACAGCGCCGATTTGAACGGCACCCGCATCACCGCGGATTTTTCCGGTGCCAGCTTGATCGGGGCCAAGCTCACCGGCGCCGATTTGAGCGCTGATATGCGCAACCAATCGATGGGCCTGATGCGCGGCGTGCTCAAATCCGCCGATCTCACAAATGCGGACCTGAGCGGCGCCAATCTCTCGCGCGTCGATCTCGAATTCGCCCAGCTGCAGAACGCCAATCTGGCGAATTGCAATCTCAACCATGCCGACCTTGCGGGAGCCGACTTGTCCAACACCAATCTCGCAGGCGCCGATTTCACCGAGGCCGACCTCGCGTCGGCCCTCTTGCCGAGCGCAGCCGCGCTGGAAAAGGCCAGCAATCTGGACAAGGCTTTGAACTTGAACCTGGCGCGGCGCCATCCTTGAGGATCGCAGTGATCCAAGCCTTGGCATTTCGGCCGGGAACCGAGCGATCGGCATACCAGCGCCAACAGCCGTGAAATTACAACCAGCGGTTTTTGAAAGTGCAGATTGTGTCAACGCGATCGGTTCCAGTGCCGCGATTGCATCATAATTGATGCACAACCAAAACACTCACGCGTGTTGCTGTTCCAGCAAATCAGTCTCAGGCTGAACATCCCTCGGTGGTGACGGGTGGCGCACGCCCTCAGACACTGGCCTCGCAAGTGTGTCGGCCGTCATCGCCGGGGAATCGCGCTTGCCAGCGCCTCATGATCGCGACGCAGGCTCGGCAAGCGTTCACCCCACGTCAGTGGAATTTGAGAGCCTGCGCGCTAGCGCTCGAAGCGGTGTCTTGGCATCGTTCTTGCCAAGGCGCGGCTCGTTTCAAAAAGAAAAAGAAGGAGACGACAGCGATGACAGAGCCAACAAACAAAGAAGTCGCTGACCTCGCTCGCAAGCTGATCAAGCTCATCCTGCGCGAGCACCCCGTGACCGACCCGCGCGTGACGACCGTGACAATGGTGAGAGCACTGATCGCGGTGATTATGACGGTGGGCGAGATAGCCGGTATCTCGTCACAGGCGATGGCCCTGGAATTTGAATTTGCCGCGCACAATCTTCGTGACGGCAAGGTGTTGCATATCGGCCCCGGAAGGGATGCAGACCGTCGATAGCCGCGTGCTTGAGGTAAGCCGTCAGACCTCTGATCTAGTGAGGATAGGACTCAGGAGGGCAAATTGCTGGCCGGACCTTGGAACGCAAGCATGCGGGCGTTCCAGGGCCTGGCAGGCCACGCATGCGGACCGAGGCGGGCGGTTACCGTCGCGACCACCTCCGCGGGCTCGCCCAGCGCGTGGAAGTCGATGCGAAAGAAGTTCGCATCATGGGCTCGAAAAACTTGTTCCTGCGCACGCTCGTCGCTGGGTCAAGCGCAAAAACGGCAGGTGTTGGAGTGCCCGATTTTGTACTGACGGTTTTGTATTGAAATGGCGCGCCACGGCCGATGAAGATGGGCACTACTGCTTCGCCATTCCACCATGACACCTTATCCGGAGAGGCGCTCCAATAGGAATGTCGGCGAAGATCTTTGACACGGCGCAGCCGCTCCGGGCGACAATCAGGATTCGAACGCGCGACTTTAGCCTTCGAGACTAAGAGTCCGAGAGCGATCCCGCCGGAAACGTCTCTGAATTGGTACGCAACTTTTGCCGTCTATCTGTCTTGTCAACACATTGTGGATTCAATGAATCTGGACGCCGATGACTGTTGGGTCGATCTGGATGCCGAAGACCTTGCGCCCGATCGTGTCGTTGCTCCTGGGGCTCGCGTTCCTGCTGGCAGGCAGTGGCCTGCAATTCACCTTGCTGCCGTTGCGCGGCAGCGCGGAAGGTTTTGACGATCTTGCACTCGGCGTCATCAGTTCTGCCTATTATGTCGGCTTCGTCAGCGGCTGTCTGCTCGCGCCTTATCTGATCCTGCGCGCAGGACACATTCGCGCCTTTACAGCAATGGTGGCGGTGGCGGCTGCCGTGGCGCTTGCCTACGCACTCGTGCCGGTGGTCGCGGCCTGGATCGCGTTCCGCGGCGTAACCGGCCTCTGCCTCGCCGGTCTCTACCTGGTGGTCGAGAGCTGGCTCAACGATCGCGCCTCCAACGAGACTCGCGGGCTCGTGCTGTCGGCTTATGTGGTGGTCAATTATGGCGCCATTACACTTGGTCAGGCTTTGGTGACGCTCTATCCGATCACCGAGGCCGGGAACTTCATGGTGGCCGCCATGCTTTCCTCCTTGGCTATTGTTCCGGTGGCACTGACCCGCGCGGCGCAACCAGCACCGCTTACCATCGTCAGCTTTCGCGTCGAACAGCTCTATCGCGCGGCGCCGGTCGCGCTTGTGGCAAGTTTCATGATTGGCGCTGCCAACGGTGCATTTTGGGGGCTCGCGCCGCTATCGGCCGCCGGCAGCGGCCTCAGCATCAATCAGGCGGCGCTGTTCATGAGTACGGCGGTGCTGGCAGGAGCGATCGTTCAGTGGCCGGTGGGCCATCTGTCCGACCGCGTCGATCGCCGCCGGGTGCTGCTTGTTCTCTTGATCGGAGCCGCCGCCGCGGGCGTCGCCTCGTGGCTGATCTCCGCGTCTGGAACGACGCTGCTGCTGTTCGGCATTCTCTTCGGTGCACTTGCTCTGCCCGGCTATTCGCTTGCCGCTGCCCACGCCTATGACAAGACCCCCGCGAGTGATGTCGTACCGATCGCCGCTACGATCCTGCTCACCAACGGCCTCGGTTCGGTGGTCGGGCCTCTCATTGCCGCCACCTTCATGTCCGCGGAAGGACCGCGCGCGCTATTCCTGTTTACCGCGATAGTCCAGGCGCTGCTTGCGACCTACGTATTCTACCGCACGCGTGTGCAGGCCTCGCTTGCCTCCCCGCGGAAGACCGAGTTCGATCTTGCCACGACCGCACTCGTGGGCACGGTGGTCACACACGACGCGCTGGACCCAGCCGATCCCTCGATCGTTATCCCGGAGCGCTATGCGCGCGCCCCCATGCAAGCCAATGCGAGGTCGGCTCCACCGTCGGAGCGCTGACCCGGTTCGCTGCTTGCCGCGGCATCCAGCGCCACCCTCATTGGAGCGCAAACCATGCGCGTTCAAGTCGAGATCCATCCTGATGACGACGGCACACCGATGATGCGGGCGCTTCATTTCGATAACCGTCGGATCGACGTCGTCGAAGCGCTCGATCAATGGTACGGGCCGGACTACCGCTACGTTAAAGTCCGAGGCCGCGACGGGGCGTTGTACATCCTGAAATTCGACGAGACGCGCGCTGACTGGGAACTGACGATGTTGGCGCGCCACGGCCGATGAAGATGGGCACTATTCATTCGCAGTAGCGCGATGACGGAGCAGCCCGCCATGCGGCCCAATTCGCGATACTGCGATGGCCTGCGATTTTGCACTGCGCCTCGTGGGCCCGCCTCCCGCGGCGCTTGCAGCCTGACGCGGCGGCCTATCTCGCGTTGCGTTGCCTTTGGCGGCACGCACGGCAGCGGGAGGAACTTACCATTTCCTTATTTCTCGCTTCTCTTTTTGCGTCGTTGAGGTAGCCTCGCAGGACCAGACGGGCGCTGAGGCCCTCTGGAGGGCAGGAACACTCGAACATGGAGGGTTCTGCTATGGCCAAGCAAGAAAACTCAATTGAGTCGGCCCATCGCGTCAAACTCCTGGAAATTGATTGGGAAGACCTCAGCGAACCGGGCGCTTATGTTGAACGCGGCACCGGTGATCTTTACCGCTTCCCAATGGAGTCCTTGCTCAAGGGAGGCTCTCCGGTCGTCACCAAGGAGAGCCATGGTGCGTCCAGGCTTTGCCAGATCAGCAAAGATCCCTATGTGACGAGCATGAAGGCCAGGCTCATTTGCGCCCAGCACAACATCGAGCCTAACTTCTAGCATTCTCGTCTCGTGTTGCGCCTGAAACGGTGCAGCGACTTAGCAAGGATGACATGACGGACGCGCTCGTGCGGAGGGCGTCCGTTATCTGCATCGAGTGTAGGCGAATGGCTCTGGAAGACGAAGCCGCTCGCGCTCCATAGTGCGGTCAGAACGTCCAAATCGAACAGGTGAGCGAGGCTCGGACCGATCGACAACGTTCGGACCTAAAGCTGTACCCGTGTCTCCGGAATAAACCGTAGCCGATGTGTCCAGGACGGACCGTACCGGGTGGCGCGCCACGGCCGATGAAGATGGGCACTATTGCTTCGCCGTGGCGCTATGATGCCATAGCCGATTACCGGCTCCAACCGACTAACCTGCGATGGCCTGCGATCTTTCGCTACGCCTCATGGGCCGCAGTCTTCCCGATTTCCGGTTGCCCGTCGATAGCGACCCTTTAGATCAATCCCGGGAATGGCGTGATAAGCCGAGAGCGGAGAAAAACTCGGTCGCGCTTCACTTGATGCCAATCACCATCGAATCTGGGCCAACCAGCGGCTCGACGCGCGTTTCGACAAAGCCCGCCTCCTTGAGCCAACCGATGCAATCGGCTCCTGTGAAATCGAAGCCTTCGCGGGTTTCGATCAGCGTGTTCAGGCTCATCAGGAGCCCGAACGCATTCTTCCTGCGCTCGTCATCGATGATCGGATCGTAGACGATGAGCGCGCCACCGTAAGGGAGCGCCTGGTAGGCGTTTCGGATCAGCATTCGCTTTTTCTCAAGGCTCCAGTCATGCAGGATGTGCCCCATGATCAGCACGTCGGCCGAGGGCATCGGGTCGGCGAAGAAGTCACCTGCTTGGAACGAGAGCCGCGACGAGAGGCCGTGCTGCACCGCGTAGGCCTCGAAATGCGGCTTCACCACTGGGAGATCGAATCCGATGCCGTCGAGATGGGTGTGCGCGCGGGTGAGTTCGACCGCAAGGGCGCCTTGGGCGGTACCGATATCGGCGAAAGTCTTGTGATCGGCCCAGGGGAATTTGTCCACGATCGCGTGTGCAGCGCACAGGCTCAGTCCCGTCATCGCCTTAAGGAAGTCGGCGAGGATTGCCGGGCTCCGGTAAATCTCATCGAATAGGTCGCGGCCCTGCTTGGCCTCGTTCTGCGGCTCGCCGGTCCGCAGCCCCTCAGTTAGCGAGCCCCAGAATGGATAGAGCCGCGCGTTTGCCATTTCGAGCATGCCGCCCACATACGTCGGCTTGCGGCGATCGAGAAACAGTGCACCCGCCGGCGTATTGGAATAGAGCGCGTCGTGGCGCTCGAGTTGGCCGAGCGCGACCAGTGCATCGAGGAAATCGCGGACGCTGCGCGGATGCAGCTTGAGCTGCGTGGTCAACGCCTCGGCGCTTATCGGCCCGTCGGCCAGCAATGTGAACAGTCCGAGCTCTATCGCGCTCAACAGCGTTTTCGAGCCCCAAAATGCAAAACCAAGCTGCATGATGGCGTCCGGCGTCGGCGTGGCGGCGGGCGTGATAATGTTCAGCTGGACCTGCTGGTTCATGGCTGCACCTTTGCGTATTCGCGTGAGAGCAAGCCTAGGCAAGCCGACAGAGGTCCGCATGGAGACGCTATTGATTTTTCATGCTCATTCCGTTGACATACCAATCGGAGCGGCAAGTTAGAGAGCGGCGGCATGCGCCTTCACTTCGATCAGTGCGTCCTGGACACGGAGCGTCGGGAGCTCCGCCGTGGACTGGCTCCCGTGCCGGTGCAGCCTCAGGTCTTCGATCTGTTGGTCTATCTGATTGAGAACCGCGGTCGCGTCGTTAGCAAGGATGACCTCCTCCTCGCGGTCTGGAACGGACGGATCGTGTCCGAATCGACGCTCATCAGCCGCATCAATGCAGCACGCCGCGCAATCGGCGACAACGGCGATCAACAACGCCTGATCCGGACGGTCGCGCGCAAGGGTGTGCGGTTCGTCGGCGAGGTACGGGGGCAATTGGACAGCGTTGCGTCATCGGACCTGGCGCGGGAGACGCCGATTGTCAGCCTCGCGCCGCCAGACCGGCCCTCGATTGCGGTCCTGCCTTTCGTTAACATGTCGAACGATCCCGACCAGGATTTCTTCGCCGACGGAATCACCGAGGACATCACGGCGGCGCTCAGCCGCATCCGTCAGTTCTTCGTGATCGCGCGCAACGCAACACAGCGATACAAGCAAGCGCCGCTAGATTTGCGTGAGATCGCCGCGACGCTCGGTGTGCGCTATGTGGTGGAAGGCAGCGTGCGCAACGCCGAAGGGCGCGTCAGAGTTTCGGCTCAACTCCTCGACGGCCTCAGTGGGAACCATATCTGGACGGAGCGCTTCGACCGCAAGCTGGACGATATATTCGCTGTCCAGGATGAGATCGCCTTGGGGATCGCCGGGCAGATCGAGCCCGAGCTCAGCCGCGCCGAGTATGAGCGGACCAAGGCGACGCCACCGGAGAATCTTGGTGCCTGGGAGCTCTTCCATCGTGGAATGGCGCTGATCGCGAAGCGCACCCGGGAGGGCAACGTCGAAGCCCGCCAGTTGCTCGAAAGATCGTTGAGCCTCGACCCCAACTTCGCACCAGCCCATGCGGCGATCGCCTGGAGCCAGGCAGAGGACCTCTTCTTTTGCTTTGCTGTTCACGATTCAAGGGACATTTTCGACCGGGCACGCCGGGCCGCAACCCTCGATGATCGCGATCCCCTGTCGCATCTTGCGCTCGCCTGGGCGCTGACCTTCATGCGTCAGCCGGATTCCGCGATCGACGCGGTGAAACGGGCGATCGCGCTTAGTCCAAGCTTTGCCCATGCCCATGCGATCCTGGGTCGGCTGCTGATTCAGTCCGGCCGATGTCTTGAGGGCATCGCGGAGGCCGAACAGGCGATCCGTCTGAGCCCCTTCGCGCCAAACGCACGGCAATATCTCAACGTTCTTG
The DNA window shown above is from Bradyrhizobium sp. ISRA464 and carries:
- a CDS encoding winged helix-turn-helix domain-containing protein; amino-acid sequence: MRLHFDQCVLDTERRELRRGLAPVPVQPQVFDLLVYLIENRGRVVSKDDLLLAVWNGRIVSESTLISRINAARRAIGDNGDQQRLIRTVARKGVRFVGEVRGQLDSVASSDLARETPIVSLAPPDRPSIAVLPFVNMSNDPDQDFFADGITEDITAALSRIRQFFVIARNATQRYKQAPLDLREIAATLGVRYVVEGSVRNAEGRVRVSAQLLDGLSGNHIWTERFDRKLDDIFAVQDEIALGIAGQIEPELSRAEYERTKATPPENLGAWELFHRGMALIAKRTREGNVEARQLLERSLSLDPNFAPAHAAIAWSQAEDLFFCFAVHDSRDIFDRARRAATLDDRDPLSHLALAWALTFMRQPDSAIDAVKRAIALSPSFAHAHAILGRLLIQSGRCLEGIAEAEQAIRLSPFAPNARQYLNVLAVGHFYLGEYAKAIEIARQAIQTFDTWVPRMLITSSLGHLGDRANAEQARVELEKHHPRFSIAQARRDYVVFDERCLERLLTGLRRAGVPES
- a CDS encoding methyltransferase; its protein translation is MNQQVQLNIITPAATPTPDAIMQLGFAFWGSKTLLSAIELGLFTLLADGPISAEALTTQLKLHPRSVRDFLDALVALGQLERHDALYSNTPAGALFLDRRKPTYVGGMLEMANARLYPFWGSLTEGLRTGEPQNEAKQGRDLFDEIYRSPAILADFLKAMTGLSLCAAHAIVDKFPWADHKTFADIGTAQGALAVELTRAHTHLDGIGFDLPVVKPHFEAYAVQHGLSSRLSFQAGDFFADPMPSADVLIMGHILHDWSLEKKRMLIRNAYQALPYGGALIVYDPIIDDERRKNAFGLLMSLNTLIETREGFDFTGADCIGWLKEAGFVETRVEPLVGPDSMVIGIK
- a CDS encoding MFS transporter, coding for MTVGSIWMPKTLRPIVSLLLGLAFLLAGSGLQFTLLPLRGSAEGFDDLALGVISSAYYVGFVSGCLLAPYLILRAGHIRAFTAMVAVAAAVALAYALVPVVAAWIAFRGVTGLCLAGLYLVVESWLNDRASNETRGLVLSAYVVVNYGAITLGQALVTLYPITEAGNFMVAAMLSSLAIVPVALTRAAQPAPLTIVSFRVEQLYRAAPVALVASFMIGAANGAFWGLAPLSAAGSGLSINQAALFMSTAVLAGAIVQWPVGHLSDRVDRRRVLLVLLIGAAAAGVASWLISASGTTLLLFGILFGALALPGYSLAAAHAYDKTPASDVVPIAATILLTNGLGSVVGPLIAATFMSAEGPRALFLFTAIVQALLATYVFYRTRVQASLASPRKTEFDLATTALVGTVVTHDALDPADPSIVIPERYARAPMQANARSAPPSER
- a CDS encoding TetR/AcrR family transcriptional regulator — its product is MGTRERLIGAAQEELIRGHGHLEMQAVATRARVSVGLAYHHFGSKAGLIAAVVEDFYNRLDGAVFSGARLPTESWAARERARIRAYIAFHYAHPFAPLVIGTLSRAPEVVDVETAFTAKQLAAGALMLEAAQRDGIVPGDIDPQLTIALMIGGIRQALVGSLTREPRPDPDKLTNDIWVFIAAALRLPVETDARSRGA
- the fabA gene encoding bifunctional 3-hydroxydecanoyl-ACP dehydratase/trans-2-decenoyl-ACP isomerase, with the protein product MPNPHDFHAPQSSYSKEDLLRSSEGGYFGPGNAQLPAPPMLMMDRITEISVDGGEFGKGRIVGELDISPSLWFFDCHFANDPVMPGCLGLDAMWQMIGYWLGWSGSPGRGRALGVGEVKFRGHITPDVRHVRYEVDMRQVKRGRLVLGIADGRVLADGACVYVAKDMRVGLITSAA
- a CDS encoding pentapeptide repeat-containing protein translates to MLFRFAFALVSMTALLLDPMDAASQGMLSNVDLNSPEMSTAEMTRAEVEALLKAAPQDPAGQRSADLQGKRLSHLDLSGLDFSGSNLRLVKLNRTSLKGARFDRAILNQAWLIDADLTGASLVHASLLGTQMQRAKLDSADLNGTRITADFSGASLIGAKLTGADLSADMRNQSMGLMRGVLKSADLTNADLSGANLSRVDLEFAQLQNANLANCNLNHADLAGADLSNTNLAGADFTEADLASALLPSAAALEKASNLDKALNLNLARRHP
- a CDS encoding ACT domain-containing protein, whose translation is MAGERNLDTLLRGMKPELQDGIFVFCTIAADEDVPVGIRPLLTFREQEATTLVIRREEAERAGLRYQFASRLLTLTVHSSLDAVGFLAAVSARLAHADISVNAVSAFYHDHLFVPEHRANEAPSRFCRAWPPGRDPRP